Sequence from the Sanguibacter keddieii DSM 10542 genome:
TCGTCTTGCCGACCCCACCCTTCTGGTTGGCGATCGTCATGATCCGGGTGGTGTCCGGCTTCCGGAACTGGCGCCCCTCGAGCGACATCCGTCGCCTGGTGTCGACGAGCAGCTGGGCCGCGAGGGGGGTCGAGTCGTCCTCGGCCGGGAAGGCGGTGAGCAGCTCTGTCATCGGGTCGGCACCTCCACGACCCGCCGTGTCCGGCGCTCCGAGACTGGCCGCCACATCGCTGGCTGCTCCGAGATCACGGCCTCGGGATGAGCTTCCTGGTGCCACGGACACGCGATCTTCCTCCACACTGACAACCCTTGATCGGATCGGTTGCCCGTCAGGAGACGACGAGCAGACCTTCTGGATGAAGACTACTGCGTAGGGGTGACGCCAGCACCATCCGCGTGCGGCGTGTGAGCGACGAGGTCGACGACTCTGACGCGCCTGATCGATGGCACGAAACACAGCGTCGGAGTACTAAATCAGTAGGTTTGCCCCGCTCTTCGGCGACCTTAGGGCCGCAGGACGACGTTTCACGTGGAACAGACCCGGTCGAGCCGGCGTGCTGGCCTCAGCGTCCGGAGCTGCCTGATGCGGTTGGTTCCACGTGAAACACCTCGCTCATGGCTGCCGTGTGTTCCACGTGGAACACGATCCACCGCCTGCTCGAAGCGCTGCTCGGCTCGGCACGTTCGGCGTGGTCTCGCCAGACCGCATCAGATCCGTGATCTGTCCCGCGAGACTACGCAGCGGTCAACTCCACGTGGAACATCGCGCCTGAGCGAATGTGTCTGCCAGCACTCGCCAGGCGGGGTAGCGTCGGTCACGGCAGTCCTGTGCAGGACCAGCCTCGTGTTTCACGCGAAACCTCGTCGTGGTGGCCACAGGACGGGTCGGCGGGTCGGCGGGCGCGCGGTCAGATTCCATGCGCCACACGCCAACAGTTGTGAGAGCCCGAACTGAGACCAGGTCTCCGGGGCTTCGGATCCCGAGACCTGGTACCAGGGACCAGGCCATCAGACCTGATGGTCTCAACCCCCACCTCCCGCATCCGCGTCCTGCGTCAACGAGGCTGCGCAGCGCGGACACGCGGTCCACTCCCCCAGCCCTTCTCTGGCGGGCCGTGACCGGCGCTGCTACTTCTTCCCGCGGGTCGTCCTCAGCACGGTCGTGGGCTCAGCACCCTCGATGGTGCGAGCCTCGAGGATCTCGGGCGCGCTCATGCGGAACTTCCGGAGCACCTTCTGCGCGGGCTCGATCTCCCCCGCGACGTTGCGGCCCTTGAGGATCACGAGCTGACCGCCGGGGCGGAGCAGAGGGAGCGACCAACGAGCCAGCTTGTCGAGCGCCGCCACGGCGCGGGACGTCACGACATCGGCCTCGAAGGCGTCGTGGAACTCCTCGGCTCGTCCGCGCTTCACCTCGACGTTCGTCAGGCCCATGGCGTCGGTCATCTCGGCGAGCCAGACGCAGCGGCGCTCCATCGGCTCCACCAGGATGACCTCTGCCTGCGGGCGCATGGCCGCGATGACCAGACCGGGGAGACCTGCCCCCGAACCGATGTCGACGACGGTCCCCTGCTCAGGGAGGTACTGGACCACGGCGGCCGAGTTGAGGATGTGCCGGTCCCAGATCCGCCCCAGCTCGCGCGGGCCGATCAGGCCGCGCAGCTCGCCCTGCACGGTCAGCTCGTGGGCGAAGCGCTCCACGGCGGGGAACGCCTCACCGAAGTAGTCGGAGAGCGTCGACCGCTCGTAGTTCTCGTCCATCGTCTGTCCTCTGACCTCATCCACCGCCCTGCTCTGGGCCGGGTGGCGCGCCAGAGCATCTCCGACCGGGTTCGATACCCGACAAGAGTGATGCACCGGACGATCAGCCCGTACCGGGCCGATCGTCCGGAGCGAAGACCTACTGCTCGCCGGCTGCGGCCGGACCGACCTCGATGTACCGCTGAGGCTCGATCCCGTACGACTCGCTCACCAGACCCGACTCCGTCACGACGTCGTGGACGACCTTGCGCTCGAAGGCGTTCATCGGGTCCAGCGCGACCTTCTCGCCGGAATCCTTCACGCGCTCGATCGTCTCGTTCGCGATCACGGTCAGCTCGGCACGACGCTCTGCGCGGTAGCCCGCGACGTCGAGCATGAGCCGGCTCCGCTCTCCCGTCTTGGTCTGCACCGCGAGCCGGGTCAGCTCCTGCAGCGAGTCCAGGACCTCGCCGTTGCGACCGACGAGGTGCCTCAGGGACTCCTGGTCGTCCGCGACGACCTCGACCGCAGCCCGACCGTGGTCGACGTCGATGTCGATGTCACCGTCCAGGTCCGCGATGTCCAGGAGCTCCTCGAGGTAGTCCGCGGCGACCTCGCCCTCCTCCTCCAGCAGCGTCGTCTTGGTACGAACCTCAGGCTCGACAGCGGGGGTCTCTGCAGTCACGGGATTCTCCATTCAGGTCCGGATCGGTGTCCGTGGTGGACAGGCACAGTCGGGTCGCGCTGCGTCAGCGCTTCTTGCGCTTCTTGCCCTGCGGCTGCTGACGCTGCGTGCTCGCAGCCTTCGGAGCCGGCGACTCGGAGGTGGCAGAGGAGTCCTCGGGAGCGGAGGGTTCGGTCGAGGACGGCGTCGACGCAGAGGCACCGACCACCGGCGCCGTGCCTGCCGGACGAGCCTTCTGACGGTCCTTGCGCTTGGGCTGCTGACGCTGCCCGCGCGGCTGCTCGATGACCGTCGGCTTGTCCTCTTCGATGACGATCCCCTTGCGGGCCGCCTTGCGGGCCTTGCGCTCGTTGAGCAGGCGCTCGGCCTCGGAGCCCGGAGCCGGCATCTTGCGGATCGTGTAGAACTGCTGGCCCATGGACCACAGGTTGGTGGTGGTCCAGTAGATGAGGACACCCACCGGGAAGTTCACGCCCGAGACCGCCATGATGACCGGCAGCATGTAGAGCATGATCTTCTGGGTCTGCATCATGGGGCCCTCGAGGGCCGCCTTCGGCATGTTCTTCATGGTCAGCTGACGCTGCGTGAGGAACTGCGTGGCCGCCATGGAGACGATGAGCACCCCGGCGACGATCTTGGTGTTGAGGTCCGTCGGCTCGTGGAGGAACGTCGACGACAGCGGAGCGCCGAAGAGCGACGACGTCTCGGCCGCCTGCGCCACCGCCTGGTCGATCGGGCCGATGCCCGACTTGGTCCCGTCAGCGATCCCGCGAAGGCTGTTGAGGACGCGGAACAGAGCGAAGAACACCGGCGCCTGCAGCAGCACCGGGAGGCAGGAGGCGAAGGGGTTCGTGCCGTGCTTCTTGTAGAGCGCCATCGTCTCGCGGCTCATGGCCTCGCGAGAGGCAGGGTCCTTCTTGTTCTTGTACTTCTTCTGGATCGCCTGGAGCTCCGGCTGGACCATCTGCATCCCGCGCGACGCGCGGATCTGCTTGAAGAACAGCGGGATCATGATCGTCCTGATGACGATGACGAGACCGACGATGGAGAGGATCCACGCGACACCGGCGCCGTCCGGGAGCCCGATGAACACGAAGAGCTTGTGGCAGAGGAACATGATCCACGCCACGGCCCACTCGAGGGGGTAGAGGATCTGCATCATGCCACCCGCTCGTTCGAGCAGCGGATCGTCGTGAACTCCATGGCTGTGGCTCCTCTAGGACAAGCGTCGTGCGTGAGTCGTCGGCAGGATCGGCGACGAAGATCTTCAGGGTGCTCCGGACGGTCAGTGCTCATGGTCGGCTGCAGGCCCTGTCCCTGGAACGTCGTCGACGCCCCCGGAGTTCCACGGGTTGCACCGCAGCACCCGCCAGACGGCGAGCCGGGTGCCCCGGAGAGCACCGTGCTCCTCGAGCGCGAGCACCGCGTACGCCGAGCACGACGGGTAGAACCGGCACCGCGGCGGGGACAGGGGCGAGACGTAACGCTGGTACAGCCTCACCAGGCCGCGCAGGGCCGACGTGACAGGTCGGCGACGACGCCGGGCCGGCTGGCCCGGCGGGGTCTGCTGCGCACCTACGGCCGTCATGACCCGCTCCGCTGCTGTCGCGACAAGGACCGGGAGAGGCAGCTGTCGAGGTCGCCGGAGAGCCGGGCGTACTCGGCGTCGGCCGAGGCCGGGAGAGCCCGCACCACCACGAGGCTGCCCTGGGGCAGGGTGTCGAGGCGCTCGGCGACGAGCGCCCGCATCCTCCGCTTGACCTTGTTCCTCACCACGGCGTTGCCCACGGCCTTAGATACAACAAAACCGACCGACGGCGCGTCCTCCGCGCAGCCAGAGGCTGCGACGTGGACGACCATGGTCGATTTTCCTGTGCGCACACCGCCG
This genomic interval carries:
- the rsmG gene encoding 16S rRNA (guanine(527)-N(7))-methyltransferase RsmG, translating into MDENYERSTLSDYFGEAFPAVERFAHELTVQGELRGLIGPRELGRIWDRHILNSAAVVQYLPEQGTVVDIGSGAGLPGLVIAAMRPQAEVILVEPMERRCVWLAEMTDAMGLTNVEVKRGRAEEFHDAFEADVVTSRAVAALDKLARWSLPLLRPGGQLVILKGRNVAGEIEPAQKVLRKFRMSAPEILEARTIEGAEPTTVLRTTRGKK
- a CDS encoding R3H domain-containing nucleic acid-binding protein: MENPVTAETPAVEPEVRTKTTLLEEEGEVAADYLEELLDIADLDGDIDIDVDHGRAAVEVVADDQESLRHLVGRNGEVLDSLQELTRLAVQTKTGERSRLMLDVAGYRAERRAELTVIANETIERVKDSGEKVALDPMNAFERKVVHDVVTESGLVSESYGIEPQRYIEVGPAAAGEQ
- the yidC gene encoding membrane protein insertase YidC, with the translated sequence MMQILYPLEWAVAWIMFLCHKLFVFIGLPDGAGVAWILSIVGLVIVIRTIMIPLFFKQIRASRGMQMVQPELQAIQKKYKNKKDPASREAMSRETMALYKKHGTNPFASCLPVLLQAPVFFALFRVLNSLRGIADGTKSGIGPIDQAVAQAAETSSLFGAPLSSTFLHEPTDLNTKIVAGVLIVSMAATQFLTQRQLTMKNMPKAALEGPMMQTQKIMLYMLPVIMAVSGVNFPVGVLIYWTTTNLWSMGQQFYTIRKMPAPGSEAERLLNERKARKAARKGIVIEEDKPTVIEQPRGQRQQPKRKDRQKARPAGTAPVVGASASTPSSTEPSAPEDSSATSESPAPKAASTQRQQPQGKKRKKR
- the yidD gene encoding membrane protein insertion efficiency factor YidD produces the protein MTAVGAQQTPPGQPARRRRRPVTSALRGLVRLYQRYVSPLSPPRCRFYPSCSAYAVLALEEHGALRGTRLAVWRVLRCNPWNSGGVDDVPGTGPAADHEH
- the rnpA gene encoding ribonuclease P protein component, which produces MRRPGDFSRAVRGGVRTGKSTMVVHVAASGCAEDAPSVGFVVSKAVGNAVVRNKVKRRMRALVAERLDTLPQGSLVVVRALPASADAEYARLSGDLDSCLSRSLSRQQRSGS